From a single Jatrophihabitans sp. genomic region:
- a CDS encoding tail fiber protein translates to MTDPFLAEIRIFGGNFAPRGWALCNGQLMSISQNTALFALLGVTYGGDGRVTFGLPNLQGASPMQQGQGAGLSPRSLGEIGGTPAVTLINAEMAMHTHTALSFDGAGDDTKPTNNTWAQARTGRSGDALYSTGPAPNLLMNGQAVLPTGGNQPHNNMPPYLTVTFIIALEGIFPQRP, encoded by the coding sequence GTGACTGATCCTTTCCTCGCCGAAATCAGGATCTTCGGCGGCAACTTCGCACCCAGGGGCTGGGCGCTGTGCAACGGCCAGCTGATGTCGATCTCGCAGAACACCGCGCTGTTCGCGCTGCTGGGCGTCACCTACGGCGGTGACGGCCGGGTCACCTTCGGCCTGCCCAACCTGCAGGGCGCCTCTCCGATGCAGCAGGGCCAGGGGGCAGGCCTGTCGCCGCGCTCCCTCGGCGAGATCGGCGGCACTCCGGCCGTCACCCTGATCAACGCCGAGATGGCGATGCACACCCACACCGCCCTGTCCTTCGACGGCGCCGGCGACGACACCAAGCCGACCAACAACACCTGGGCACAGGCCCGCACCGGCCGCTCAGGTGACGCGCTCTACTCGACCGGACCGGCCCCCAACCTGCTGATGAACGGACAGGCAGTGCTGCCGACCGGCGGCAACCAGCCGCACAACAACATGCCGCCCTACCTGACCGTCACCTTCATCATCGCGCTGGAGGGGATCTTCCCGCAGCGCCCGTAG
- a CDS encoding tail fiber protein gives MSDPYIAEIKIVSFTYPPRGWAFCNGQLLPINQNQALFSILGTMYGGNGVTNFALPNLQARVPVHQGINQGSYNVGQAAGEFAHTLTVNEMPAHVHPPGGQTAASAPGISPRGGIWATAPTDAFASAPNTPMNPLAVSKVGGSQPHENTPPYLVLNFVIALVGIFPSRN, from the coding sequence ATGAGTGACCCATACATCGCTGAGATCAAGATCGTCTCCTTCACCTATCCGCCCAGGGGCTGGGCATTCTGCAACGGCCAGTTGCTGCCCATCAACCAGAACCAGGCGCTGTTCTCCATCCTGGGCACCATGTACGGCGGCAACGGAGTCACCAACTTCGCGCTGCCCAACCTGCAGGCCCGGGTGCCGGTCCATCAGGGCATCAACCAGGGCAGCTACAACGTCGGCCAGGCCGCCGGCGAGTTCGCGCACACCCTGACCGTCAACGAGATGCCGGCCCACGTGCACCCGCCGGGGGGCCAGACGGCGGCGTCCGCTCCGGGCATCAGCCCCCGCGGCGGTATCTGGGCGACCGCTCCGACGGATGCCTTCGCGTCCGCTCCCAACACGCCGATGAATCCCCTGGCGGTATCGAAAGTCGGTGGCAGCCAGCCGCACGAGAACACGCCGCCGTACCTGGTACTGAACTTTGTCATTGCCCTCGTGGGCATCTTCCCCAGCCGAAACTAG
- a CDS encoding tail fiber protein has translation MSDPYIGEIRMFGGNFAPVGWLLCQGQSLPISQFDALYNLIGTIYGGDGQTNFALPNLQSRMPMHVGPSFVLGQTGGAETVTLTTNQLPAHTHAPVANTAATTTSPNGQFWASYANTMYSTQTPPPDPMAANALTPAGGNQPHNNMSPYQVINFIIAYEGIYPPQS, from the coding sequence ATGAGTGATCCCTACATCGGCGAGATCCGAATGTTCGGGGGCAACTTCGCCCCGGTGGGCTGGTTACTGTGCCAGGGCCAGAGCCTGCCCATCTCGCAGTTCGACGCGCTGTACAACCTGATCGGCACCATCTACGGCGGCGACGGCCAGACGAACTTCGCGCTGCCCAACCTGCAGTCCCGAATGCCGATGCACGTGGGCCCCAGCTTCGTACTGGGCCAGACGGGCGGCGCCGAGACGGTGACCCTGACCACCAACCAGTTGCCGGCCCACACGCACGCGCCGGTGGCCAACACGGCCGCGACCACGACGTCACCGAACGGCCAGTTCTGGGCAAGTTACGCCAACACCATGTACAGCACCCAGACACCGCCGCCGGACCCGATGGCTGCGAATGCGCTGACGCCCGCGGGCGGGAACCAGCCGCACAACAACATGTCTCCGTACCAGGTGATCAATTTCATCATCGCGTACGAGGGCATCTACCCGCCCCAGAGCTGA
- a CDS encoding N-acetyltransferase has protein sequence MTDPTFTLRPAGGSDEALLLRIFAEAHCAGFEQLGLEPGALASLIRMQFHARQAQYRMYPGGAEYLIWRDEVVLGNCWLSDTPEQLRVLDIAVLAEHRRQGVARAVLGEVCARAAAAGKPVRLSVWHQNTAALELYRAFGFVPEPTVLASEPGDLGNGYLELRYCPEAAVRQAGAR, from the coding sequence GTGACCGATCCCACCTTCACACTGCGGCCGGCCGGGGGCTCCGACGAGGCCCTGCTGCTGCGAATCTTCGCCGAGGCGCACTGCGCCGGCTTCGAACAGCTGGGTCTGGAGCCCGGCGCTCTCGCCAGCCTGATCCGGATGCAGTTCCATGCCAGGCAGGCCCAGTACCGGATGTATCCCGGCGGCGCTGAGTACCTGATCTGGCGCGACGAGGTCGTGCTCGGCAACTGCTGGCTCAGTGACACCCCCGAGCAGCTTCGAGTGCTGGACATCGCCGTGCTGGCCGAGCACCGGCGCCAGGGCGTGGCCCGAGCGGTGCTCGGCGAGGTCTGCGCCCGGGCCGCGGCTGCCGGCAAGCCCGTCCGGCTCTCGGTCTGGCACCAGAACACCGCCGCCCTCGAGCTGTACCGCGCCTTCGGCTTCGTACCCGAACCGACAGTCCTGGCCAGCGAGCCCGGCGACCTCGGCAACGGCTACCTCGAACTGCGGTACTGTCCCGAGGCCGCCGTGCGGCAAGCCGGCGCGCGATGA
- a CDS encoding putative Ig domain-containing protein: protein MRIRSSSLPRLLARAALALGLAVAGQAVFMPTASAANLTVTSTADVATNFGACGNPAQTTSSGSLREAVCAANNAGATSSTITVAAGTYALANGELQMGKVSGSNITLNGAGQASTIIDANGLSRVFNLDPNLVGGVTTSISGVTITDGADSVFGGAGIIAGATGMPTGDTLTISNSTISNNHASGGSNTGGGVQFAGGNLTITNSTISNNTTNGAQGSGVWYRAEGTASGEGLTISGTTFSGNNVSTSSVRVGGALSVEIQRASPANFNVSNSRFISNTVTGSATGTPVGGAIWAPSGVLNVTESTFTGNSVSGGLTPSGGAVAVSGATATLQYNRFTGNVGANGQALYVSGGSANAANNWWGCNTGPGTAGCDTVAGTATVSPRLVLTATASPATVVGPNATSTITAALTTNSLGSAIGAASLDAFAGLPVSWSNPLPSGATVAAASTNLSSGSASTTYNSQATSGPGSVIATLDNGSATSTVTVNRAPAITSTNAVTFTRGTAGSFTVTTSGYPAPAIGRTGTVPPGMTFVDNGNGTATLSGTPTTGGSYPLSLTASNGVNPNATQTLTVTVNASPAFTSATSTTFTVGTAGSFTVTTSGFPTPSISRTGTLPSGLSFVDNGNGTATLSGTPAAGSGGAYSLNLTAANGVNPNGTQTLTVNVNQAPAITTNPSSQSVNPGASVTFTAAASGFPTPTVQWQRSVGGGSFANIIGATSPSYTFTVAAGDNGNQYRAVFTNVVSSATSTAATLTVSSAPTISSANSTAFSVGTAGSFTVTTSGFPNPTLTTTGTLPAWLSFTDNGDGTATLAGTPPAGSGGTYSFTINADNGTSPSDSQAFTLTVNESPTITSADNATFQAGAAGNFLVTTAAGFPVATTLSKTGALPAGVTFTDNGSGGATIAGTPAAGTAGTYPITITATNGASPAATQSFTLTVVESPVITSADHATFTVGTAGSFSVTTSGAAGTTVSYTGTLPSGVSFTPSGTGASIAGTPAANTGGTYPITITASDGVTPDTTQNFTLTVNQPPTITSADHDSFSLGVAGSFTVTTAPGVPATTTITRTGTLPAGVTFTDNGDGTATIGGTPTAAGTFPITITASNGVAPNDTQSFTLTVNQAPSITSADHTTFEVGTAGSFTVTTSPAADTVTSTGTLPSGVSFTDNGDGTATLAGTPAAGAGGVYNLTLRATNATGFSTQSFTLTVHELASITSADHATFTIGSAGSFTVTTTAGYPTATTLSRTGTLPSGVSFTDNGDGTATLAGTPAAGTTGSYPLTISATNAAGADQQSFTLTVVPPNASPVITSDDHVTFEFGTAGTFTVTTTAGYPTATTLSRTGTLPGGVTFTDNGNGTATLAGTPTAAGSFALTITASNGASTDATQAFTLTVTKLPVITSGNAATFAIGSAGSFTVTTTAGYPAATSLSQTGALPAGVSFTDNGDGTATLAGTPAAGTTGSYPLTFTAGNSAGSTQQAFTLTVNPANASPVITSADNATFRMGTAGTFTVTTTAGFPTATTITKTGSLPAGVSFTDNGDGTATIAGTATVAGVFTITITASNGATANATQSFTLTVTKPPAITSANTTTFTTGLAGSFTVTTTAGVPAATTITHTGALPAGVTFTDNGNGTATIAGTPTVSVSTNYPIVITASNGITPNASQNFTLKVSAVPAVALPASKPKAAGKLGGVPSKVFVNQVITVTGTGYKPGAPIELGWYYSSSGKTTKLTVLARGYADAAGKFSIPITVANNTGSKTLMSAGIGSDGKARYLSAETVVNPPLSSGTGTTTPIAGASTGGGGTSTGGGGLAYTGLATNQRASAASAGALALTGLALMLWSRRRRSES from the coding sequence ATGCGCATTCGCTCGTCATCGCTTCCCCGTCTGCTCGCCCGCGCCGCCCTGGCGCTGGGCCTGGCAGTGGCCGGTCAGGCGGTGTTCATGCCAACGGCCTCCGCGGCCAACCTGACCGTGACCTCGACAGCAGACGTGGCGACCAACTTCGGGGCCTGCGGCAATCCGGCCCAGACCACGTCGAGCGGAAGCCTGCGCGAAGCGGTCTGCGCGGCCAACAACGCCGGAGCCACCTCCTCCACGATCACCGTGGCGGCGGGCACGTACGCACTGGCCAACGGCGAGCTTCAGATGGGCAAGGTGTCGGGTAGCAACATCACCCTCAACGGCGCCGGGCAGGCCAGCACGATCATCGACGCCAACGGCCTGAGCCGGGTGTTCAACCTCGACCCGAACCTGGTCGGCGGTGTCACCACCAGCATCTCCGGTGTCACCATCACCGACGGCGCCGACAGCGTCTTCGGCGGCGCCGGCATCATCGCCGGCGCGACGGGCATGCCCACCGGCGACACCCTCACCATCAGCAACTCGACGATCAGCAACAACCACGCCAGCGGCGGGAGCAACACCGGCGGCGGCGTGCAGTTCGCCGGCGGCAACCTGACGATCACGAACTCGACCATCAGCAACAACACCACGAACGGCGCCCAGGGCTCCGGGGTGTGGTACCGCGCCGAGGGGACGGCGAGCGGCGAGGGGCTCACGATCAGCGGCACGACGTTCAGCGGCAACAACGTCAGCACCTCGAGCGTCAGGGTCGGCGGCGCGCTCTCGGTCGAGATCCAGCGGGCCTCGCCGGCCAACTTCAACGTCAGCAACTCCCGGTTCATCAGCAACACCGTGACCGGCTCCGCCACCGGCACCCCGGTGGGCGGGGCGATCTGGGCTCCGTCCGGCGTCCTGAACGTGACCGAGTCGACCTTCACGGGCAACTCCGTGTCCGGCGGGCTCACCCCGTCCGGCGGCGCTGTCGCGGTCTCCGGCGCAACGGCGACCCTGCAGTACAACCGGTTCACCGGCAACGTCGGCGCCAACGGCCAGGCGTTGTACGTCAGCGGCGGTTCCGCGAACGCCGCCAACAACTGGTGGGGTTGCAACACCGGCCCGGGCACCGCCGGCTGTGACACCGTGGCAGGCACCGCGACCGTCTCGCCGCGGCTGGTGTTGACCGCCACCGCGAGCCCGGCCACCGTGGTGGGCCCGAACGCCACCTCGACCATCACCGCCGCGCTCACCACGAACTCCCTCGGCTCGGCCATCGGCGCCGCGTCGCTGGACGCCTTCGCCGGCCTGCCGGTGAGCTGGAGCAACCCGCTGCCCAGTGGCGCCACGGTCGCGGCCGCGAGCACGAACCTCAGTTCCGGCTCGGCCAGCACCACCTACAACTCCCAGGCCACCAGCGGTCCCGGCAGTGTGATCGCCACCCTCGACAACGGCAGCGCCACCTCCACCGTCACGGTCAACCGCGCGCCGGCCATCACCAGCACGAACGCCGTGACCTTCACCCGCGGCACGGCCGGCTCGTTCACGGTGACCACCAGTGGCTACCCGGCGCCGGCGATCGGCCGGACCGGCACGGTGCCGCCGGGCATGACCTTCGTCGACAACGGCAACGGCACCGCGACCCTGTCCGGCACGCCGACCACCGGTGGCAGCTACCCGCTCAGCCTGACCGCGTCCAACGGGGTCAACCCGAACGCCACCCAGACCCTGACCGTCACGGTCAACGCGTCGCCGGCCTTCACCAGCGCGACCAGCACCACTTTCACGGTGGGCACGGCCGGCTCGTTCACGGTGACCACCAGCGGCTTCCCGACGCCGAGCATCAGCCGGACCGGCACGCTGCCCAGCGGGCTCAGCTTCGTCGACAACGGCAACGGCACCGCGACCCTGAGCGGGACGCCGGCGGCCGGTTCGGGCGGGGCGTATTCGCTCAACCTGACCGCGGCCAACGGGGTGAACCCGAACGGCACCCAGACCCTGACCGTCAACGTCAACCAGGCGCCGGCCATCACCACCAACCCGTCGAGCCAGTCGGTCAACCCGGGGGCGTCGGTGACGTTCACCGCGGCGGCCTCGGGCTTCCCGACCCCGACCGTGCAGTGGCAGCGTTCGGTGGGTGGCGGCAGCTTCGCCAACATCATCGGCGCGACCAGCCCGAGCTACACCTTCACGGTGGCGGCCGGTGACAACGGCAACCAGTACCGCGCGGTGTTCACCAACGTGGTCAGCTCGGCCACCAGCACCGCGGCCACTCTCACGGTGAGCAGCGCGCCGACGATCAGCAGCGCCAACAGCACCGCGTTCAGCGTGGGCACGGCCGGCTCCTTCACCGTGACCACCAGCGGGTTCCCGAACCCGACGCTGACCACCACCGGCACCCTGCCGGCGTGGCTGAGCTTCACCGACAACGGCGACGGCACCGCCACCCTGGCCGGCACCCCGCCGGCCGGCAGCGGCGGGACGTACAGCTTCACCATCAACGCCGACAACGGCACCAGCCCGTCGGACAGCCAGGCGTTCACGCTGACGGTCAACGAGTCGCCGACCATCACCAGCGCTGACAACGCCACCTTCCAGGCCGGCGCGGCCGGCAACTTCCTGGTGACCACGGCTGCCGGCTTCCCGGTGGCCACCACGCTGAGCAAGACCGGCGCGTTGCCGGCCGGCGTTACGTTCACCGACAACGGCAGTGGTGGCGCGACCATCGCGGGCACGCCGGCCGCCGGCACCGCGGGGACGTACCCGATCACCATCACCGCCACCAACGGGGCCAGCCCGGCGGCGACCCAGAGCTTCACGCTGACGGTCGTGGAGTCCCCGGTGATCACCAGCGCCGACCACGCCACCTTCACGGTGGGCACGGCCGGGTCGTTCTCGGTGACCACCTCGGGCGCGGCGGGCACCACGGTGTCCTACACCGGCACCCTGCCCAGCGGCGTGAGCTTCACCCCGTCGGGCACCGGGGCTTCCATCGCGGGCACGCCGGCCGCCAACACCGGCGGCACGTACCCGATCACCATCACCGCCAGCGACGGTGTCACTCCTGACACCACCCAGAACTTCACGCTGACGGTCAACCAGCCGCCGACCATCACCAGCGCCGATCACGACAGCTTCAGCCTGGGCGTGGCCGGCTCGTTCACGGTGACCACGGCTCCCGGTGTTCCGGCCACCACCACCATCACGCGCACCGGGACGTTGCCGGCCGGCGTGACGTTCACCGACAACGGCGACGGCACCGCCACCATCGGCGGGACGCCGACCGCGGCCGGGACGTTCCCGATCACCATCACCGCCAGCAACGGCGTGGCCCCGAATGACACCCAGTCGTTCACGCTGACGGTCAACCAGGCGCCGAGCATCACCAGCGCTGACCACACCACCTTCGAGGTGGGCACGGCGGGCAGCTTCACCGTGACCACCAGCCCGGCGGCCGACACGGTGACCAGCACCGGAACCCTGCCGTCCGGGGTGAGCTTCACCGACAACGGTGACGGCACCGCCACCCTGGCCGGCACGCCGGCGGCTGGCGCCGGCGGCGTCTACAACCTGACGCTGCGGGCCACCAACGCCACCGGGTTCTCCACCCAGTCCTTCACCCTGACCGTCCACGAGCTGGCCAGCATCACCAGCGCTGACCACGCGACGTTCACCATCGGCTCGGCGGGCAGCTTCACCGTGACCACCACGGCCGGCTACCCGACGGCGACCACGCTGTCGCGGACCGGGACCCTGCCGTCCGGGGTGAGCTTCACCGACAACGGCGACGGCACCGCCACCCTGGCCGGCACGCCGGCGGCCGGCACCACCGGCAGCTACCCGCTGACCATCAGCGCCACCAACGCGGCGGGCGCGGACCAGCAGTCGTTCACCCTCACGGTGGTGCCGCCCAACGCCTCGCCGGTGATCACCAGCGATGACCACGTGACGTTCGAGTTCGGCACGGCGGGCACCTTCACGGTGACCACCACGGCCGGTTACCCGACGGCCACCACCCTGTCGCGGACCGGAACGCTGCCGGGCGGCGTGACGTTCACCGACAACGGCAACGGCACCGCCACCCTGGCCGGCACCCCGACGGCGGCCGGCTCCTTCGCGCTGACCATCACGGCCAGCAACGGGGCCAGCACCGACGCCACCCAGGCGTTCACGCTGACGGTCACCAAGCTGCCGGTCATCACCAGCGGCAACGCGGCGACGTTCGCGATCGGCTCGGCGGGCAGCTTCACCGTGACCACCACGGCCGGCTACCCGGCGGCGACCTCGCTGTCCCAGACCGGGGCACTGCCGGCCGGGGTGAGCTTCACCGACAACGGCGACGGCACGGCCACCCTGGCCGGCACGCCGGCGGCCGGCACCACCGGCAGCTACCCGCTGACCTTCACGGCCGGCAACTCCGCCGGCTCGACCCAGCAGGCGTTCACGCTCACGGTGAACCCGGCCAATGCCTCGCCGGTGATCACCAGCGCTGACAACGCCACCTTCCGGATGGGCACCGCCGGAACCTTCACGGTGACCACCACGGCCGGCTTCCCGACGGCCACCACCATCACCAAGACCGGTTCGCTGCCGGCCGGGGTGAGCTTCACCGACAACGGTGACGGCACGGCCACCATCGCCGGCACCGCGACCGTCGCCGGCGTGTTCACGATCACCATCACCGCCAGCAACGGGGCCACGGCCAACGCGACGCAGAGCTTCACGCTCACCGTCACCAAGCCGCCGGCCATCACCAGCGCCAACACCACCACCTTCACCACGGGGCTGGCCGGGTCGTTCACCGTCACCACCACTGCCGGGGTGCCGGCAGCGACCACCATCACCCACACCGGCGCGCTGCCGGCCGGGGTGACGTTCACCGACAACGGCAACGGCACCGCCACCATCGCCGGAACCCCGACGGTGTCGGTCAGCACCAACTACCCGATCGTGATCACCGCCAGCAACGGCATCACACCCAATGCGAGCCAGAACTTCACGCTGAAGGTGTCGGCGGTGCCCGCGGTGGCCCTGCCGGCCTCCAAGCCGAAGGCGGCCGGCAAGTTGGGTGGTGTGCCGTCGAAGGTCTTCGTCAACCAGGTGATCACGGTCACCGGCACCGGCTACAAGCCGGGGGCGCCGATCGAGCTCGGCTGGTACTACAGCAGCAGCGGCAAGACGACGAAGCTGACGGTGCTCGCCCGTGGATACGCTGACGCCGCCGGCAAGTTCAGCATTCCGATCACGGTGGCCAACAACACCGGCTCCAAGACGCTGATGTCGGCTGGCATCGGGTCGGACGGCAAGGCGCGCTACCTCAGCGCCGAGACGGTGGTCAACCCGCCGCTGAGCAGCGGCACGGGAACGACCACTCCGATCGCCGGTGCGAGCACCGGTGGCGGGGGGACGAGCACCGGTGGCGGCGGGCTGGCCTACACCGGCCTCGCCACCAACCAGCGCGCCTCGGCTGCCTCAGCCGGAGCGCTGGCCCTGACCGGGCTGGCTCTGATGCTGTGGAGCCGCCGTCGCCGCAGCGAGAGCTAG
- a CDS encoding AAA family ATPase produces the protein MSDDPLLLAERRHLHESLACLEQMREAAMRIADYGVDALASESLGRLRADRLDQLSVDGSAPPFFGRTDRDPDSQHPAGEVFHIGRRHIRDSSGDPMVIDWRAPIARPFYRASTADRQGVRLRRRFGFADGRLTSFEDEHLDAGEELGLASDLLRDEIERPRVGPMRDIVATIQPDQDELVRADLDTSLCIQGAPGTGKTAVGLHRAAYLLYSYPERLRRSGVLVVGPNSAFLRYIAQVLPALGENGIQQSTVDQLVSSLPAAAADPVLVAILKGDARMAELLRRAVFSFIAKPTEDLVPIVGTRRYRIPVERLRRYVDDARRSMAAGELRWDSARERLRQLLAQDVRRQREDAGGAPSDAETAKVARSPQVREFLDAVWPALDPRAVLVRLYTEPEFARRCAGDRLSAEELDLLSWTRQPGSAGQAVPQPARPGAKQARATRYARFSPADLVLLDELAGLITGVDGFVHVVVDEAQDLSPMQCRAVARRCPLGSLTVLGDQAQTTTPWAAGSWPLALAHLGHPGAQIRPLTIGYRVPAEVLEVANRLLPHIAADVPPASSVRTGEQALSYTADLTGAVRRCLAAEGSIAVIVPDARVPGVLSELAAAGITAAGLESEAAGRVTVVPATAAKGLEFDSVVLLEPAEIVAAEPSRLAGLRRLYVCWTRAVSRLAVVHTEPLPAELAGQPRVM, from the coding sequence GTGAGTGACGATCCGCTGCTGCTTGCCGAACGAAGACACCTGCACGAGTCGCTGGCCTGCCTGGAGCAGATGCGCGAGGCCGCGATGAGGATCGCCGACTACGGCGTGGACGCCCTGGCCAGCGAGAGCCTGGGCCGGCTGCGCGCTGACCGGCTCGACCAGCTGTCGGTCGACGGCTCGGCGCCGCCGTTCTTCGGACGCACCGACCGCGACCCCGACAGCCAGCATCCGGCCGGCGAGGTGTTCCACATCGGGCGCCGGCACATCCGCGACAGCTCCGGCGACCCGATGGTGATCGACTGGCGGGCCCCGATCGCCCGGCCGTTCTACCGGGCCAGCACCGCTGACCGGCAGGGTGTCCGGTTGCGGCGGCGGTTCGGCTTCGCCGACGGCCGGTTGACTTCGTTCGAGGACGAGCACCTGGACGCCGGCGAGGAGCTGGGGCTGGCCTCGGACCTGCTGCGCGATGAGATCGAGCGGCCCCGGGTCGGCCCGATGCGCGACATCGTGGCCACCATCCAGCCCGACCAGGACGAGCTGGTGCGGGCTGACCTGGACACCTCGCTGTGCATCCAGGGCGCGCCCGGCACCGGCAAGACCGCGGTCGGGCTGCACCGGGCGGCCTACCTGCTCTACAGCTATCCCGAGCGGCTGCGCCGGTCCGGGGTGCTGGTGGTCGGGCCGAACTCGGCGTTCCTGCGCTACATCGCCCAGGTGCTGCCGGCCCTGGGCGAGAACGGCATCCAGCAGAGCACCGTCGACCAGCTGGTGTCGAGCCTGCCGGCCGCCGCCGCTGACCCGGTGCTGGTGGCGATCCTCAAGGGCGACGCCCGGATGGCCGAGCTGCTGCGGCGGGCGGTGTTCAGCTTCATCGCCAAGCCGACCGAGGACCTGGTGCCGATCGTCGGCACCCGCCGGTACCGGATTCCGGTGGAGCGGTTGCGCCGCTATGTCGATGACGCCCGCCGCAGCATGGCCGCCGGCGAGCTGCGCTGGGACAGCGCCCGCGAGCGGCTGCGGCAACTGCTGGCCCAGGACGTCCGGCGCCAGCGCGAGGACGCCGGCGGCGCCCCGTCGGACGCCGAGACCGCCAAGGTGGCCCGCAGCCCTCAGGTACGCGAGTTCCTGGACGCGGTCTGGCCGGCGCTGGACCCGCGCGCCGTGCTGGTCAGGCTCTACACCGAGCCGGAGTTCGCTCGCCGCTGCGCCGGTGACCGGCTGAGCGCCGAGGAGCTCGACCTGCTCAGCTGGACGCGGCAACCGGGCTCCGCTGGGCAGGCAGTTCCGCAGCCCGCCAGGCCGGGCGCGAAGCAGGCCAGGGCGACCAGGTACGCGAGGTTCTCACCGGCGGACCTGGTGCTGCTCGACGAGCTGGCCGGGCTGATCACCGGCGTCGACGGCTTCGTCCATGTCGTGGTCGACGAGGCCCAGGACCTGTCGCCGATGCAGTGCCGCGCGGTGGCTCGCCGGTGCCCGCTCGGCTCGCTGACCGTGCTGGGTGACCAGGCCCAGACCACCACGCCCTGGGCGGCCGGCTCCTGGCCGCTGGCGCTGGCCCACCTCGGCCACCCGGGGGCCCAGATCAGGCCGCTGACGATCGGCTACCGGGTGCCGGCCGAGGTGCTCGAAGTCGCCAACCGGTTGTTGCCGCACATCGCGGCCGACGTTCCGCCCGCGTCCTCGGTGCGGACCGGCGAGCAGGCGTTGAGCTACACCGCGGACCTGACCGGTGCGGTGCGGCGTTGCCTGGCCGCCGAGGGGTCGATCGCGGTGATCGTGCCCGACGCCCGGGTGCCCGGGGTGCTGAGCGAGCTGGCCGCGGCCGGGATCACCGCCGCCGGGTTGGAATCCGAGGCTGCCGGCCGGGTCACGGTGGTGCCGGCGACGGCGGCCAAGGGCCTGGAGTTCGACTCGGTGGTGCTGCTGGAGCCGGCCGAGATCGTGGCCGCCGAGCCGAGCCGGCTGGCCGGGCTGCGCCGGCTCTATGTCTGCTGGACCAGGGCGGTGTCCCGGCTGGCCGTGGTGCACACCGAGCCTTTGCCGGCCGAACTGGCCGGTCAGCCCCGGGTGATGTAG
- a CDS encoding CBS domain-containing protein: MLIADILRRKGSNVVTISSNATVSELVASLTEHKIGALIVVEDGQPVGIASERDVVRRLHRTGPQVLELPVSELMSAPLVSCGPQEKLDDVAAAMTDRRIRHMPVLAEDELAGIVTIGDVVAARIAELEQTRGQLESYITRG; the protein is encoded by the coding sequence ATGCTCATCGCGGATATCTTGCGGCGCAAGGGTTCGAACGTCGTCACCATCTCCTCCAACGCGACCGTGTCAGAACTGGTGGCCAGCCTGACCGAGCACAAGATCGGCGCGCTGATCGTGGTCGAGGACGGCCAGCCGGTCGGCATCGCCTCCGAGCGCGACGTGGTGCGCCGGCTGCACCGGACCGGACCCCAGGTGCTGGAGCTGCCGGTCTCGGAGCTGATGAGTGCCCCGCTGGTCAGCTGCGGCCCCCAGGAGAAGCTGGACGACGTCGCCGCGGCGATGACCGATCGGCGGATCCGGCACATGCCGGTGCTGGCCGAGGACGAGCTGGCCGGCATCGTCACCATCGGGGACGTGGTGGCGGCCAGGATCGCCGAACTGGAGCAGACCCGCGGCCAGCTCGAGAGCTACATCACCCGGGGCTGA